A window from Schistosoma haematobium chromosome 1, whole genome shotgun sequence encodes these proteins:
- the POLR2I_2 gene encoding DNA-directed RNA polymerase II subunit RPB9 (EggNog:ENOG410VHNN~COG:K~BUSCO:EOG091G0W1S) — MLYPKEDKRTKTLYYACRNCDYSQEADNPCVYINKLEQEVDELALIVPDVVHDPTLPRTEDHICRRCGKQEAVFFQSQTLKAEENMRLYYVCTNVDCLHKWTE; from the exons ATGTTGTATCCTAAAGAGGATAAGCGTACAAAAACATTATACTACGCATGTCGTAACTGTGATTATTCCCAGGAAGCAGACAATCCCTGTGTTTATATCAACAAACTGGAACAGGAAGTTGA TGAATTGGCTTTAATTGTACCGGATGTTGTTCATGATCCAACACTGCCTCGAACAGAAGATCATATATGTCGTCGATGCGGTAAACAAGAAGCTGTATTTTTTCAATCACAGACATTGAAAGCGGAAGAAAATATGCGTTTATATTATGTTTGTACCAATGTTGACTGTTTACATAAATGGACTGAATAG
- a CDS encoding hypothetical protein (EggNog:ENOG410V626~COG:O~MEROPS:MER0000691) codes for LCSKKYIHKSSLVMLTSVLCIASLITLLDAHISIKKERFEPLSDDIISYINQHPNAEWKAEKSNRFHSLDDARILMGARREEPELRKKRRPTVDHNDWNVEIPSSFDSRKKWPRCKSIATIRDQSRCGSCWAFGAVEAMSDRTCIQSRGRQSVELSAVDLVSCCEGCGFGCDGGFLGPAWDYWVKEGCQPYPFPKCEHHAKGKYPACGKKIYKTPRCKQTCQKSYKIPYAQDKHRGKLSYNVADNELSIQKEIMKYGPVEAAFTVYEDFLNYKSGIYEHITGEPVGGHAIRIIGWGVEKNTPYWLIANSWNEDWGENGYFRILRGHDECGIESEVTAGRIN; via the exons CTGTGTTCGAAGAAATACATTCACAAGAGTTCTTTAGTTATGCTTACGTCTGTGTTGTGTATCGCTTCATTGATAACCCTTCTCGATGCTCATATTTcaataaagaaagaaagatttgAACCATTGTCAGATGACATCATCTCGTATATTAATCAACAT CCAAATGCTGAATGGAAAGCTGAGAAAAGCAATCGTTTCCACTCACTGGATGACGCACGCATTCTGATGGGTGCAAGAAGAGAGGAACCAGAATTAAGGAAGAAGAGACGTCCCACAGTTGACCATAATGATTGGAATGTAGAAATTCCATCAAGTTTTGATTCAAGGAAGAAATGGCCTCGTTGTAAAAGTATAGCGACCATTCGTGATCAATCACGATGTGGATCATGTTGG GCTTTCGGTGCTGTCGAAGCCATGAGTGATCGAACCTGCATACAGTCACGTGGCAGACAATCTGTGGAACTAAGTGCTGTGGATCTAGTGAGCTGTTGCGAAGGTTGTGGATTTGGTTGTGATGGTGGATTCCTTGGTCCTGCTTGGGATTATTGGGTGAAGGAAG GTTGTCAACCATATCCATTCCCGAAATGTGAGCATCATGCCAAAGGGAAATATCCTGCATGTGGCAAAAAAATCTACAAGACTCCTCGTTGTAAACAGACATGTCAGAAAAGTTACAAGATCCCATACGCCCAAGACAAGCATCGAG GTAAATTATCCTATAATGTTGCTGATAATGAATTGTCTATTCAAAAGGAAATCATGAAGTATGGACCAGTAGAAGCAGCCTTCACAGTTTACGAAGATTTTCTAAATTACAAATCTGGGATCTATGAACATATTACTGGGGAACCAGTTGGTGGACATGCCATACGTATAATTGGATGGGGTGTGGAAAAAAACACTCCTTATTGGTTGATAGCGAATTCGTGGAATGAAGATTGGGGTGAAAATGGATATTTCAGAATACTACGTGGTCATGATGAATGTGGCATCGAATCCGAGGTAACAGCTGGTCGGATTAACTAG